The Natronosporangium hydrolyticum nucleotide sequence GGCGCAGACCGTCGGCCAGCTGACCGGGGTCGAACGGTTCGACGCTGGCGCGGTGATCCAGTTCGAGGGCTTCGTCGAGGTGGTGGACGCGCTGGGCGGGATCACCGTCGAGTTGGACGAGGAGATCTACTCCCGGCACCGGCACCCCGATGGCAGCCACCGACCGCTCAACCCGCACGGGGAGGGATACCTCGGCGAGCAGGCGTATTACCCTGCGGGCGTCAACGAGCTGGAGGGCTGGCAGGCCCTGGACATCTCCCGGCAGCGTTACGGGGTCGATGGCAGCGACTTTGGTCGGCAGCAGTTGCAGCAGATGGTGCTGAAGGCGATGCTGGAGAAAGCGGTGAGTCGGGACATGCTGACCAACCCGGTCGCGTTGGACCGGACTGTTCAGGCCGCCGGTGATGCGCTGGTCTTCGATGGTCGGGGCAACGACCCGATCGACTTTGCGTTCGCCCTACGCGACCTGCGACCGGGCCAGCTGACCCAGGTGACGCTGCCGGCGGAGAACGTCGGTGAGGGGTCGGCGTACCAGGGCGAGGCGCTGCTGCCGGAGGCGTTGGAGCTGTTCAGCGCGCTCCGGCACGGGCAGCTGGACCAGTTCATCCTGGAGAATCCAGACTTCGTCGTGGATTGACCGCGCCTGGAGCTAGTCGGCGTCGACGTTCAGGTGCGGTAGCCGACCGCCCAACCCGTTGAAGATCTGGTAGGTCCAGAGCATCGCGAGCACCAGCAACGCCAGCCGTAGCAACGTGAGCAGGATGTCCCCGAACTGCGCGATCACGCCGCCGAAGGCGTAGATGCCGCCCTCTAGTCCGTCGAATCGGCTGGCGAAGGTGATTAGGAAAGCTAGGGCGCCGAAGATCGCCGCCGCGCCGTAGATCCCGAGGGCCGCTAGCGAGACCAGTTTCGCCTGCGAGAGCACCGGCCCGACCTTCGTCACCAGCAGCACCGCCAGCAACGGAGCCACCAGCACCGCCAGGCCGGTGAAGCTCTCGGTGTCGAACCGCCCGAAGAAGTCGGTCCGGGATGGTGGGAAGATCCAGGCGAGGAAGCCGAAGAAGACCGATAGCGCGGCGAACAACAGCAGCGCCCAGGCGGTCAGCGGGCGCAGCGGGACCGAGGCCCCGCTGGCGTTGGGAGTGGCTGAGGTCATGCCGCCACCCTAGTGGTCGGTCCCGCCGTACGTCGGGCCTCGCCCCACGGCAGCGATTCGCGTCGTCCGGGCGGTGCCTTGGAGCCGAATGTGTGACGTTGCCGTGGTCCGCTTGGGGAGGCTCGCGTCGCCCTATTAAACTCGGCGCAACCCCGCACACGCGGCACAGTCGGTGTCCGGTGCCCTCCGGCGCGCCGTTGTCCCGTCAAGGAGAGGAGCGCTGTGGCGAAGCAGCTGCACGTGGAGCTCGTGGCCGTCGAGGAGAAGGTCTGGAGCGGCGAGGTGGAGATGGTCGTCGCCAAGACCACCGAGGGTGAGCTGGGTGTGCTGCCGGGCCACGCGCCCCTGCTGGGCCAGCTCGCGGAGCCCGGCGAGGTAAGGCTGAAACTCGGCGACGGGGAGCAGCACGCCTGGCATGTCGCCGGCGGCTTCCTCTCGGTCACCACCGAGGGGGTCACCATTCTCGCCGAGAGTGCGGTGCCGTCCGAATCACCCGCGGCACACTGAGGCGGTCGGCCGATGAGGATCTTGGAGTGGATCGCCATCGGCGCGCTGATTCTGGCTGTCGGCCTGCTGGTGCTCTGGCTGCGGCGGTGGCTGCTCACCCGGCACGGTGACGCGATCGAACTCTACCTTCGGCTCTCCACGCTGGTGGCGGGCCGAGGGTGGGCGCCCGGCTTCGGCCGGCTCGTCGGCGACCAGCTCCGCTGGTATCGAATGTTCAGCTTCTCATTCCGGCCCCGTCGCGTGTTGCAACGGCGGAGTCTGGCGGTGGAGAGCCGGCGGCTTCCCGATGGTTCGGAGCGGTTCTCACTCCGCGAGGACTGGGTGATCCTGCGCTGTACCAGCCACCACGCACCGGTGGAGTTGGCGATGGCTCCCGCCACGCTCACCGGGTTCCTGTCCTGGATCGAGGCCGCGCCCCCGGGCGCGGTCTCGTTGTATTCATTCCCGCCCACCGCCGACTAACCGGTCGCCGCCGGGGACCCACTTGACGTCGCCCTCGGGGTTGGCTGCCCGGGCGAGGATGAAGAGCAGATCCGAGAGCCGGTTCAGGTAGGTGGCCGGGAGCTGGCCAGTGCGCTCGGGGTCCTGCTCCCAGAGCGCCCACGCGCAGCGTTCGGCTCGGCGGGCGACCGTACGCGCAGTGTGGAGCAGCGCGGCGCCGGGGGTGCCACCCGGCAGGATAAAAGAATCCAAGTTGGGAAGATCGGCGTTGAACTCGTCACACCACTGCTCCAGCCGGGTCACATAGTCGTCGGTGACCCGCAGCGGTGGCCAGGCGGGGTCGGGCGTGATCGGATTGCACAGGTCGGCCCCGACATCGAAGAGGTCGTTCTGCACCACCGTCAGCACCTCGGTGATTCGTTCCGGCAGCGCACCGAGCGCCAGCGACACCCCCAGCGCAGCGTTGCATTCGTCGACGTCGGCGTAGGCGGCGATGCGCAGATCGGTCTTGGCCACCCGCTCGCCGTTACCCAGCGCGGTGCTCCCGCTGTCGCCGGTGCGAGTGTAGATGCGAGTCAGATGCACGGACATGGCGCCAGCCTAACCGTCCGTTCACCCATGTGCAGTCTCTCGAACTCGCAGCGCCGCACCGTGACCGGTGCGATCAGGTGGTTGCCGGTCACCCCTAGGATGGCCCCCGTGGACGTGATCCGGGTGGCCGGCGGGGCGCGGTTGGTGGGTGACGTGTCGGTGGTGGGCGCCAAAAATTCGGCGCTGAAGCTGATGGCGGCGGCGTTACTGGCGCCAGGGGAGACCGTGGTCAGCAACGTTCCCCGAATCACCGACATCGCGGTGATGGCAGAGGTGCTCCGGCGGTTGGGCGCTGACGTGCGGGCCGACGGCGACGAGCTGAGCATCTCGGTCCCGGAGCGGCCCGGCGCCGAGGCCGACTATGACCTGGTGCGGCAGCTCCGTGCTTCGATCTGCGTGCTGGGCCCGTTGCTGGCGCGCCGCGGCTATGCCCGGGTGGCGCACCCCGGCGGGGACGCTATCGGCTCCCGAGGCCTCGACATGCACATCGAGGGCCTCGCCCGGATGGGCGCGGAGATGGTCAATGAGCACGGTTTCGTGATCGCCAACGCGCCGCGGGGGTTGCACGGCGCCACGATCTGGCTCGACTTTCCCAGCGTGGGCGCTACCGAGAACCTGCTGATGGCGGCGGTGCTCGCCAAGGGGGTCACCGAGATCGACAACGCGGCCCGGGAGCCGGAGATCATCGACCTGTGCGCGCAGTTGACCGCGATGGGCGCGCGGATCGATGGGGCGGGCAGCTCCCGGCTGGAGGTCGAGGGGGTGGAGGGCCTGCGGCCGGTTCGCCATCGCTGTGTCGGGGATCGGATCGTCGCCGGCACCTGGGCGTTCGCCGCCGCGATGACCCGGGGTGACCTCGCCATCACCGGGGTCGATCATCGGTTCCTGGAGATCGCGCTTGACAAGCTGATCCTCGCCGGTGCGCTGGTGGAGACCGGGCCGCAGCGGCTGCGGGTCCGGATGGACGAGCGCCCCCGCTCGGTAGATGTGGTGACCCTGCCGTACCCGGGGTTCGCGACCGACCTATTGCCGATGGCGATCGCGTTGGCCTCGGTCAGCGACGGCGCCTCGTTGATCACGGAGAACATCTTCGACGGTAGGTTCATGTTCATCAATGAGATGATGCGACTCGGGGCGCAGGTGCAGACCGATGGCCACCATGCGGTTGTCCGGGGCCGGGAGCGGCTCTCCAGCGCGCCGGTGCGGGCCACCGACATCCGGGCCGGCGCGGGCCTGGTGATGGCGGGCCTGTGCACCGACGGCGTCACCGAGGTCAGCCACGTCCACCACGTGGACCGCGGCTACCCGGGCCTCGCCGAAGACCTGCGTCGGTTGGGGGCCACCGTGGCCCGGGGCACGGTGCCGGACCTGCCGGAGTTCACGCTGTGACGGCACTGGTGACGGCCGTCGCCGGCCGGCCATGGGTCAGGCGGTAACCGCCCGCACCCACGGCAGCAGCAGCCGCTCCAGCGCCACCACGGCGTAGAAGAGCCCGATGCCCATGAGGCTGAGGACCACGATCGCGGCGAACGCGAGGGCGGTGTTGCCGCCGGCGCTGGCGGTGCGGATGACAAAGGCGAGCCCGGTGTTGCCGCCAGCGAACTCTCCGACGACCGCACCGATCAATGCCAGCGGCATGGCGATCTTCAACCCCATGAAGATCTGCGGCAGGGCGTACGGGAATCGGACCTTCGCGAAGGTTCGCCACCGGGAGGCGTCCCAGGAACGGGCCAGCTCCACCAGTTCGACCGGGGTGGAGCGCAGTCCGGCCGAGGTCGCCAGCACTACCGGAAAGAAGGAGACCAGCACCACCATCGCGATCCGCGGCTGCATCCCGAGGTTCAGCCACACCACCAGCATCGGCGCCAGGGCTACCTTGGGAACCGCGTTGAACGCCACCAGCCACGGGGTGGTTGCCTGGTCGACGATTCGGGAAGCCGCGATCGCGGAGCCGAGCAGCAGGCCGGCGACGGTGGTGATGCCGAATCCGACCACCGTCTCGGTGAGGGTGACCAGGCCCTGCTCCCACAGCCGGTGCCGGAGGCGGATCAGTTCGGAGACCACCTCGGCCGGGCCGGGCAGCAGGATGCGGGGGATGTCGAAGGCGACCACCGCTCCCCACCAGAGGGTGAGTACGAGTCCCGCGCTCGCTACCGGCAGGAGCACCGGGGAGGCGGCTGTGACCCACCGGCGCCCCCGACCGCCGGTGCCGGCTGCCATGGCCCGGCTACTCGTGGCCGGGGACGAGCGGGAAGGTCACCACCTCGCTCGGGGTCATGCCGGGTGGGATGGCCCCGGCGTCGGTGAGGGCGGCGATGTGCTCGGCTACCCGCTGCTCGTCCATCGTGCCGAACGGGCCGTCGGTGGTCGTCACATAGGGAGCCATCAGCCGGATCTCGGCGGCCGCGACCGTACCGTCCATCTCGGGCACCCACTCCTGGAGGATCTGGCCGGCGGCGTCGGGGTCTGCGATGGTCGTCTCCAGCCCGCGCAACAGCGCCCTGGTGAAGCGTTGCACCAGGTCCGGGTCTGTGTTGGCGACCTCCTCGCTGACCACCAGCGCGATCCCGTACAGATCCGGGAGGTGGTCGCTGAACGGGAGCACCACGGTCGGCTGGTCGGCCGCCGCCTCGATCGTCGGTTGGCCGACCAGGAACTGCCCGATCGCGTCGACGGTCCCGGTCGCGAGCAGGCTCGGTAGCTGGGCCGGTTCGAAGCTGTTGTCGACGGTGACCGTGTCCGG carries:
- a CDS encoding ABC transporter permease yields the protein MAAGTGGRGRRWVTAASPVLLPVASAGLVLTLWWGAVVAFDIPRILLPGPAEVVSELIRLRHRLWEQGLVTLTETVVGFGITTVAGLLLGSAIAASRIVDQATTPWLVAFNAVPKVALAPMLVVWLNLGMQPRIAMVVLVSFFPVVLATSAGLRSTPVELVELARSWDASRWRTFAKVRFPYALPQIFMGLKIAMPLALIGAVVGEFAGGNTGLAFVIRTASAGGNTALAFAAIVVLSLMGIGLFYAVVALERLLLPWVRAVTA
- a CDS encoding F0F1 ATP synthase subunit epsilon, translated to MAKQLHVELVAVEEKVWSGEVEMVVAKTTEGELGVLPGHAPLLGQLAEPGEVRLKLGDGEQHAWHVAGGFLSVTTEGVTILAESAVPSESPAAH
- a CDS encoding ABC transporter substrate-binding protein; translation: MDSSRQGRTRRLTTVVTTAATLLASAGCATTTESAPDERLDSVTYLTGFGTFGRDAYAYVAAERGYFADEGLEVDIQPGAGTIPNVTQTVAGQADFALSEFSGALIARTQGDVPPEFTVVAAIQQQTLFAIIALADSGITTPADLAGRTIGDAPGSVGPMLFPSYARLAGVDPDTVTVDNSFEPAQLPSLLATGTVDAIGQFLVGQPTIEAAADQPTVVLPFSDHLPDLYGIALVVSEEVANTDPDLVQRFTRALLRGLETTIADPDAAGQILQEWVPEMDGTVAAAEIRLMAPYVTTTDGPFGTMDEQRVAEHIAALTDAGAIPPGMTPSEVVTFPLVPGHE
- the murA gene encoding UDP-N-acetylglucosamine 1-carboxyvinyltransferase, which gives rise to MAPVDVIRVAGGARLVGDVSVVGAKNSALKLMAAALLAPGETVVSNVPRITDIAVMAEVLRRLGADVRADGDELSISVPERPGAEADYDLVRQLRASICVLGPLLARRGYARVAHPGGDAIGSRGLDMHIEGLARMGAEMVNEHGFVIANAPRGLHGATIWLDFPSVGATENLLMAAVLAKGVTEIDNAAREPEIIDLCAQLTAMGARIDGAGSSRLEVEGVEGLRPVRHRCVGDRIVAGTWAFAAAMTRGDLAITGVDHRFLEIALDKLILAGALVETGPQRLRVRMDERPRSVDVVTLPYPGFATDLLPMAIALASVSDGASLITENIFDGRFMFINEMMRLGAQVQTDGHHAVVRGRERLSSAPVRATDIRAGAGLVMAGLCTDGVTEVSHVHHVDRGYPGLAEDLRRLGATVARGTVPDLPEFTL
- a CDS encoding DUF2550 domain-containing protein, encoding MRILEWIAIGALILAVGLLVLWLRRWLLTRHGDAIELYLRLSTLVAGRGWAPGFGRLVGDQLRWYRMFSFSFRPRRVLQRRSLAVESRRLPDGSERFSLREDWVILRCTSHHAPVELAMAPATLTGFLSWIEAAPPGAVSLYSFPPTAD
- a CDS encoding LCP family protein, which encodes MVAPERKRRTPRWAVLCAAFGALLMVTSGSVLIAAEVMSARISGAITQGDLFGEEDDEHYGEDIEGPLTFLLAGLDTRPSRPEEPPRADSVMLLHVPAEMDRGYLISLPRDALVEIPAFPETGYLGGQDRLNSAMFLGARQQAGEELPNLERGFRLLAQTVGQLTGVERFDAGAVIQFEGFVEVVDALGGITVELDEEIYSRHRHPDGSHRPLNPHGEGYLGEQAYYPAGVNELEGWQALDISRQRYGVDGSDFGRQQLQQMVLKAMLEKAVSRDMLTNPVALDRTVQAAGDALVFDGRGNDPIDFAFALRDLRPGQLTQVTLPAENVGEGSAYQGEALLPEALELFSALRHGQLDQFILENPDFVVD
- a CDS encoding cob(I)yrinic acid a,c-diamide adenosyltransferase, coding for MSVHLTRIYTRTGDSGSTALGNGERVAKTDLRIAAYADVDECNAALGVSLALGALPERITEVLTVVQNDLFDVGADLCNPITPDPAWPPLRVTDDYVTRLEQWCDEFNADLPNLDSFILPGGTPGAALLHTARTVARRAERCAWALWEQDPERTGQLPATYLNRLSDLLFILARAANPEGDVKWVPGGDRLVGGGRE